One Deinococcus psychrotolerans genomic window, CCTTTTGCAACAACGGCTGCCCGGTCAACAACATCATTCCCGATTTCAATGATCTGGTGTACCAAAACGATTGGAAATCGGCCATCGACGTGCTGCATTCCACCAACAACTTTCCCGAATTCACCGGGCGGATTTGTCCCGCGCCCTGCGAGGCGGCCTGCACGCTGAATTTCAACGACGACGCGGTGGGCATCAAGAGCATCGAGCGGGCCATTATCGATAGGGCGTGGCAAGAAGGCTGGGTTACGCCGCAGCCGCCCGCTTTTGTGACCGGCAAAACAGTAGCGGTCATCGGCAGCGGCCCCGCCGGAATGGCCGCCGCGCAGCAACTTGCCCGCGCCGGGCATGCCGTCACGGTCTTCGAGAAAAACGAACGGGTGGGCGGTCTGCTGCGTTACGGCATCCCCGATTTCAAAATGGAAAAGCACCAGATCGACCGCCGGGTCGAGCAGATGCAGGCAGAGGGCGTGGTGTTCCGCACCGGCGTGCTGGTGGGCGAGTTGCCAGAAAAGCTCAAGGTCACCTCGCACCACACCGAGACGGTCAATCCGGACGACCTGAAAGCAGAATTTGACGCCGTGCTGCTCTCCGGCGGGGCCGAGCATCCCCGCGACCTCCCGGTGCCGGGGCGCGAGCTGAGCGGCGTGCATTTTGCAATGGAATTTTTGCCGCAGCAAAATAGAGTCAATCACGGCGGGCCAAGTGACGGGCAGATTCTGGCAACGGGCAAAAACGTGATCGTGATCGGCGGCGGCGACACCGGCTCGGACTGCATGGGCACCAGCCACCGCCAGGGCGCGAAAAGTGTCACCCAGTTCGAGCTGATGCCGATGCCGCCAGAAGAAGAATACAAGCCGCTGAGCTGGCCCTACTGGCCTTACCGCCTGCGCACCAGCAGCAGCCATCAGGAAGGCGGCGTGCGTGAATTTGCCATCGCCACCCGCGAATTTGTCGGTGAAGACGGCAAGCTGACGGGCATCCGCACGGTGCGGGTGCAGTGGGAAGGCGGCAAGATGGTGGAAGTGGAAGGGAGCGAGGAATTTTTACCCGCCGATCTGGTGCTGCTGGCGATGGGTTTCATGAGTCCGGTGGGCGGCATCTTAGAGAAATTCGGCGTGGAGCGCGACGGACGCGGCAACGCTCAGGCCGGAACCGACGACGAGACCGGCTACTTCACCAATGTGCCGGGCGTTTTCGCGGCGGGCGATATGCGGCGCGGTCAGTCGTTGGTGGTCTGGGCCATCCGTGAGGGGCGGCAAGCGGCGCGGGAAATCGACCGCTTTTTGATGGGCACTTCTCTTTTGCCCAGATAAACACTCGGCTATTCCCATTCCCGGCACCACAACCAAACGCTTGCCCTCAAGCGCCGCGCACCTCCCCGCGAAGCCGTGACCCAGATGGTCAGGCTTCAAGGGGAGTTTTTAGGGGCAACGTTGCTTTCACCACTTTCAGGTCAAAACTGCGTTCAGGAGTGGGGCTGAGCGGTGTCTGGGGCAGCCCAGTGAGACGGCTCACGGCTGTGCGGGTCGTCCATCAATTCCACGAAGGCGTCCACCACTTCAGGGTCAAACTGCACGCCGCGCTGGGCGACGATTTCCCAAATGGCGGCTTCCGGCGTCCATTCGGCTTTATAAGGCCGTTCGCTCACCAAGGCGTCGTAGACGTCGGCCACTGCAAAAATGCGGGCCAGCAGCGGGATGTCCTTGCCTGAGACGCCCCTGGGGTAGCCGGCACCGTCCCAGCGTTCATGGTGAAACTCAATGATCTTGCAGGCGTCGGGCGAGACATTGGGAAAATGCTCGGCCAGTTGCGTGCCCAGCTCGACATGCCGCTGCATCAGCGCTTCTTCTTCGGCGTCGAAGGGGCCGGATTTGAGCAGCACGCGGTCAGCCACTTGCAGTTTGCCCAGATCGTGGAGGTAAGCGCCCTGCCTGAGCGCTCCGAGTTGCTCGTCACTCAGGGCCAAGTGCTGGCCGAGTGCGCTGGAGAGCTCTACGACGCGGCGGGTGTGCCCCTGGGTGGCTCCGTCGCGGGTCTCTAGGGCCAGCCCCAGCATCAGCAGGGCGCTTTCCTGATCGGCTTGGTGCTGGTGGCGGCGTTCGTGGGCGGCCATCACAGCGGCGGCCCACAGCGCGAATTCTTTGGCCAATTCCAGTGAGGTGGAACCAAAGGCCGCCGGATCGTGCAGATTGTCGAGATTGAGTTCGGCGACCACTTTGCCCTGCACCACAATCGGAAGCAGCAAATTGGCTTTGATTTCTTGGATGCGCCTGACCGAAGCAGGGATATCCGGCGGCTCCACATCACGCTGGGAATGGAGCTGTAGGGCTTCGCCGGTCAGCAGGCGCGGCTGGCCCTGCTGCAACTGTTTAAGGTCGCCGTGCCAATTTTGCATTTGTGAAAAGGTGTACCGGACGCCGAGCAGCGCTTCGCCGTATCCCACTTCGCCGCGCACCACCCACTCCTCACCGT contains:
- a CDS encoding glutamate synthase subunit beta; protein product: MAKITGFLEYNRVSDTYEPADARLRHYREFVHTLKEGDAKQQAARCMDCGIPFCNNGCPVNNIIPDFNDLVYQNDWKSAIDVLHSTNNFPEFTGRICPAPCEAACTLNFNDDAVGIKSIERAIIDRAWQEGWVTPQPPAFVTGKTVAVIGSGPAGMAAAQQLARAGHAVTVFEKNERVGGLLRYGIPDFKMEKHQIDRRVEQMQAEGVVFRTGVLVGELPEKLKVTSHHTETVNPDDLKAEFDAVLLSGGAEHPRDLPVPGRELSGVHFAMEFLPQQNRVNHGGPSDGQILATGKNVIVIGGGDTGSDCMGTSHRQGAKSVTQFELMPMPPEEEYKPLSWPYWPYRLRTSSSHQEGGVREFAIATREFVGEDGKLTGIRTVRVQWEGGKMVEVEGSEEFLPADLVLLAMGFMSPVGGILEKFGVERDGRGNAQAGTDDETGYFTNVPGVFAAGDMRRGQSLVVWAIREGRQAAREIDRFLMGTSLLPR